DNA sequence from the Nitrospirota bacterium genome:
GACCTGCACCTTCGTTCCCTTCCCCACGGCTGATACAACTTGCAAGTCCCCCTGAACCAAGGCGACCCGCTCTTTCATGCCGAGCAACCCCAGTCCATGTGGTCCATGCCGCGGCTGATCTAAGTCGAATCCCACTCCGTTATCCGTAATGGTGACGCTCAGCCCGGATCGAGATCGGCTCAACTCCACATCGACGCGAGAGGCCGAGGCGTGGCGGGCCACGTTGCTGAGGCTTTCTTGAGCCACGCGGTAGAGACAGGCCGCGACCTCCTGGGGAATGACAGAGGGAATATTCTTCTGCTCAAAACTCCCCTGGATTCGGCTTCGAGCGGTAAACTCGTCGACCAGCCGCTGCAGGGCGATAGGGAGACCGAGGTCGTCGAGGATGGAGGGATGCAGCTGATAGGCCAAATGACGCACCACGTCGGACAATTCCACAACCCGATCTTGTATCGCCCGGACGGCCCGGCCCAAGTGGTCCGGCGAGGAGCTGAGCCGTCGTTCTACCCCTTCGATATCCATGGCAAGCAGCGCGAGCCGCTGATTGATGTCATCGTGCAAATCGCGCGAGATGCGGCGCCGCTCATCCTCCTGCACACGCAACAGCTGAAGCGCCAATTTCTGCAGCGCCTGCCGGCTGTTTTCGAGCGATGCCTCGGTCTGCATCCGTTCGGCGACTTCCGCGACTAATGATTCGTTGACCGCGGCCAGCTCTTGTGTCCTGATCTGCACCCGCTTATCCAACGCCTCATTGAGTTGTTGCAATTCTTCTTGGTACAAGCGGCTCTGCTCCTCCGCAAGCTTCCGCGCCGAAATATCGCGGACGAACGCGCTGAACGTGTAGGCTCCCCCCTGCCCCAGGACCGGGGAGATCGCCAGTTCTATTGGAAGCTCGTGCCCGTCCCGATGCCGGCCGTCGATTTCGATACGTCGATTCAATATCGGTCCTGCACCGGTTGCGAGGAAGTGACGCAATCCCCGTTCATGGGCTTCCTTGTGTCGTGCCGGAATGATGGTGTCACAAAGGAGTCGGCCGATGGTCTCTTGCCTGGACCAGCCGAAAATCTGTTCAGCTTGGACATTCCACTCGATAATGATCCCTGCTGCATCCATTCCGATAAAGCCATCCAACGCCATCTCGACAATGCGCCTGGTGCGGGCCTCACTCTGGCGGAGCGACGCTTCTGCCTCCCTGGCAAGCGCACGCTCTTCCTGCGCATGCCGATATTCTTTCCGCACTCGGGTCACAGTCCACACCAAGAGACCGAAAGTCGGAATCACCAGGGCGCCGCCCGCCAGGCCAAGATTCCAGAGGACCTCTCGAATCGGCGCCAGTACGTCGCTCCGATCCATGCGCATCAGCACCGTCCAACGTATATTCTCAAATCCGCGACGGGCGGAAGTTCTGGCATAGCCGGTGATGACCGGCACGTGACGACGCAGGTGCTCCTCCTCGACATAATTGGACAGGGACCCTTCGCTTGCCAGGGCTGACGGCAGGCCGAGTTGCTTGAGATTGACGTGGCCCTTGTGATCGAGATCCGAATCGATGAAGGCCACCCCCTTGTCAGTCAGAAATTGGTATTCCAGCGCCCCCCAGAATCCCTCACGCTGCTGAAAAGACCGACGGGTTCCCGTCATGATATTTTCCAACCCGGTAATCGCCACCCGCGTCGTCACGACCCCCAGAAATTCTCCGCTCGGTCCGGTAATGCGGGCTGTCACGGCTATCGCGTCAGGGCCGCCCATCACCGCGAATGGCTCTACGTCCCCCATGTGAACCATCATCCCGTTACGCGCGGATTGAAACCAGGGTTCGGCGCTGTAGTCTCTCCCCACCGTGGCTGGGTCGGTGGCCACCACAACCTGTCCCTGCTCGTTCGTGGCGCCGATCCATAAGTAGTCCGGGTACGCAGTCTTCATCCCATCGATATAGGCAGCCTGAAACTCGCGGCTGTATGGCTGCACGCTGAATGTCTTTGCCATCATCAGCCCATTGCCATGCCGTTCGATCAGAAATCGATCCACTTTGTCCGAGACTTCGGCGGCTGACTGAGCGAGGGTTTCGCCTGCTGTCGCGATCATGCGGGTTTCGATGTAGCGGAGCGCAACTGCGCTTATCGCCAACATAACAAGCGGCAGGACACTGATAAGGACCAGCAACCAGGAATAGGGGCGGGGAGCCTTGGCTTCAGACATGGTCATTCCATGCTCTCGAGATGACCGTGGAGGGCTTGCTGTGGAAGGAGAAAAGGCCATTCTGGTCATTCTGTCTGTTCCGACAGGACGCCATTGTCCTTTGCTTACGTTCCGGCTGAATCGATGGACGTCGCTGTCCATTACTCAACCCATACAGTTGGGGTGCTGATTCTCGGAGTCTCTTGCCCTCCTGTCAAGTGGCAGGATGCGCTCTTATACTTGGAGGAAGTTGCCGGTGTCCTCGCCATTTAGGTTATGCTAAACTGGCTGCTGGCATATACAGTACGAATTGACGATGTCTAATCATTCACAACGTGCCCTTGTCCTGCTGATCGGAATCGCTATGATCCTGTCTGCCTGCGCGACTGGGCCTGATCTGGACGTCACGATCCATGAGTCCGAACGCGGCGCTGTGCACGTGGAACGGATTCCCGATCGGTCTTTTCACGCCGCTCACCCCGTGACGTTATCAGTAGATACGATGGCACGAGTCCTTCGCGGCGTGGTCGTCAAGGATAGCCGGGGGGTGGTCCTGGGAAACCTGATCCCCGGCAAGACAGTGGTCGATCGAGGGTTTGAGGACAAGGACATTGAGTACCTGGCGCCGCTGCTGGTCGCAGGACTCGCCAGGGCTGCATCGGACCAGCAGGTCGGGTTTCGCGTCGTCCAGGCCGGTGCATCAGCCAATTCGCAAATTGCCGGGCTGACTTTCTGCGTGGACTCCGTGCGTTTTCCCGGTACCTGTGAGTCTGACCTGCCATCGGGAGAAATATCCGAAGAATCGACGGCGGGTTTGCTCTATGCCTATGGACAGTCGCTGTATCTGACCTTGACCGAGTATCACTACCGGACGAAACGGGCCGAAACGAGTACCACAGCCAATCGGCGGATTTTCAATCCGTCAGGAATGGCAAACCGCACGGTACACTTCGTTCCGGAATCTGCCAAGCGCTCCGACAGCTATCGAACAGCGCTTTCAACCGATACAACTCTGGCAATCGACTACGGCCTGCTCGCCACAATGCCCGCCCCGGCAGAAATACGACCGACTGCCGCCCAACCACAGACACCTACGACGGGGAAACCCGCTCAGCGGGATACCGATATGGAGGAGGTGCGGAAAGAGTTGCAGGAGATCAAG
Encoded proteins:
- a CDS encoding PAS domain S-box protein, whose translation is MTMSEAKAPRPYSWLLVLISVLPLVMLAISAVALRYIETRMIATAGETLAQSAAEVSDKVDRFLIERHGNGLMMAKTFSVQPYSREFQAAYIDGMKTAYPDYLWIGATNEQGQVVVATDPATVGRDYSAEPWFQSARNGMMVHMGDVEPFAVMGGPDAIAVTARITGPSGEFLGVVTTRVAITGLENIMTGTRRSFQQREGFWGALEYQFLTDKGVAFIDSDLDHKGHVNLKQLGLPSALASEGSLSNYVEEEHLRRHVPVITGYARTSARRGFENIRWTVLMRMDRSDVLAPIREVLWNLGLAGGALVIPTFGLLVWTVTRVRKEYRHAQEERALAREAEASLRQSEARTRRIVEMALDGFIGMDAAGIIIEWNVQAEQIFGWSRQETIGRLLCDTIIPARHKEAHERGLRHFLATGAGPILNRRIEIDGRHRDGHELPIELAISPVLGQGGAYTFSAFVRDISARKLAEEQSRLYQEELQQLNEALDKRVQIRTQELAAVNESLVAEVAERMQTEASLENSRQALQKLALQLLRVQEDERRRISRDLHDDINQRLALLAMDIEGVERRLSSSPDHLGRAVRAIQDRVVELSDVVRHLAYQLHPSILDDLGLPIALQRLVDEFTARSRIQGSFEQKNIPSVIPQEVAACLYRVAQESLSNVARHASASRVDVELSRSRSGLSVTITDNGVGFDLDQPRHGPHGLGLLGMKERVALVQGDLQVVSAVGKGTKVQVVVLVPEEVS